In the genome of Delphinus delphis chromosome 15, mDelDel1.2, whole genome shotgun sequence, one region contains:
- the RPS21 gene encoding small ribosomal subunit protein eS21: MQNDAGEFVDLYVPRKCSASNRIIGAKDHASIQMNVAEVDKGTGRFNGQFKTYAICGAVRRMGESDDSILRLAKADGIVSKNF; this comes from the exons ATGCAGAACGACGCCGGCGAGTTCGTGGACCTGTACGTGCCGCGGAAATG CTCTGCCAGCAACCGCATCATAGGCGCCAAGGACCACGCGTCCATCCAGATGAACGTGGCCGAG GTTGACAAGGGGACAGGCAGGTTCAACGGCCAGTTTAAAACCTATGCCATCTGCGGGGCCGTTCGCAGAATG GGCGAGTCAGATGACTCCATTCTCCGACTGGCCAAGGCTGACGGCATTGTCTCAAA GAACTTCTGA